Genomic segment of Rhodocaloribacter litoris:
CGGGCGCAGCGGGGGCATATCCGACCGGAGGGTCTCGGCGATGGCGCGGCACGTGGCGCGGGTGTAGGGAAAGCGGCCGCCGTAGTTCGTGAAGATGACGGCGTCGGCGCCGAAGAGCCGGAACAGCTTGCCGAGGAGGGTCCGGGGTGCGACGCGGTCCGCCCAGGCGAAGCTCGGGTGGGCCAGCACGGGCACGTCCAGGAGCCGGTGGGTCAGTTCGTGGAAGCAGGGCAGGCCCACGAGCATGGGAGCCACCAGCACCGCCTCGGCGCCGGCCTCGCGGGCGAGGGCGTAGCGGCGGGCGATCTGAGCGGGGGTGCCCGAGAGGTGGGGGACGTAGAGGGCCCGGTGGCCCGTGCGGGACCGGACGCCGGCGACGGCGTCGAGGCAGGCCCGGACACGCGCTTCGAAGGGGCAGAAGGGGTGGTCGGCCAGGTAGTGGTCGTCCTTGATCACGTCCACGCCGCCCTCGGCCAGGAGGCGGCACAGCCGGGCCACCTCCTCGACGGACAGCCCCACCGGCTTGAGAGCCGCCGCCGTCAGCGGGCGGCCGGCGACCCCCAGGCGCGCGCGTATCCCGTCGATGCCGAAGCGGGGGCCGTGGAAGAGCGAGCCCAGGCCCGGGGCCACCTCGAAGTCGAGCAGGCGGACCTGCGGGTGGATCGAACTGTTACCGAAGAGCACATTCAGGAACTGGGCCGCGTCGGCGACGGCAGCGGGGAGGGGCAGGGCCAGCGTTGCCCGGAAACCACCGTCCGGATCCGGTTCGAGGGCCACCTGCCGGCCCATCAGGTGCTCCCGTACGAAAGGATAGCGCCGGCCGACCGCCGGCGGCGTCTCGATGGTCTGTTCCAGCAGGACCGCCCCGGCCAGCGCTTCCAC
This window contains:
- a CDS encoding RuBisCO large subunit C-terminal-like domain-containing protein, encoding MATFNVTYHLDAGEDTVEALAGAVLLEQTIETPPAVGRRYPFVREHLMGRQVALEPDPDGGFRATLALPLPAAVADAAQFLNVLFGNSSIHPQVRLLDFEVAPGLGSLFHGPRFGIDGIRARLGVAGRPLTAAALKPVGLSVEEVARLCRLLAEGGVDVIKDDHYLADHPFCPFEARVRACLDAVAGVRSRTGHRALYVPHLSGTPAQIARRYALAREAGAEAVLVAPMLVGLPCFHELTHRLLDVPVLAHPSFAWADRVAPRTLLGKLFRLFGADAVIFTNYGGRFPYTRATCRAIAETLRSDMPPLRPAFPVPAGGMQVERAAELVATFGPDTMLLIGGSLLEAGEGALRERTRAFVESVAAAAGVTTRSP